A single window of Arvicanthis niloticus isolate mArvNil1 chromosome X, mArvNil1.pat.X, whole genome shotgun sequence DNA harbors:
- the Avpr2 gene encoding vasopressin V2 receptor isoform X2, which yields MVLVSTMSAVPGPLSPPSSAINSSQEELLDDRDPLLVRAELALLSTIFVAVALSNGLVLGALIRRGRRGRWAPMHVFISHLCLADLAVALFQVLPQLAWDATDRFHGPDALCRAVKYLQMVGMYASSYMILAMTLDRHRAICRPMLAYRHGGGARWNRPVLVAWAFSLLLSLPQLFIFAQRDVGNGSGVFDCWARFAEPWGLRAYVTWIALMVFVAPALGIAACQVLIFREIHASLVPGPSERAGRRRRGHRTGSPSEGAHVSAAMTKTVRMTLDPPLCCSCCWLALTAVPTPGSMLPSVAVSPRSCVACFAVLRGTPHTAWVLKMSPVPQPAPL from the exons ATGGTCCTGGTTTCTACCATGTCTG CTGTGCCTGGGCCCCTTTCGCCCCCTAGCTCTGCCATCAACAGCAGCCAGGAGGAGCTACTGGATGACCGAGACCCGCTGTTAGTCCGGGCTGAACTGGCCTTGCTATCTACAATTTTTGTGGCTGTGGCCTTGAGCAATGGCCTAGTACTGGGGGCCCTAATACGACGGGGCCGGCGTGGACGCTGGGCACCCATGCATGTCTTCATCAGTCATTTGTGCCTAGCTGACCTGGCTGTGGCTCTATTTCAAGTGCTCCCCCAGCTGGCTTGGGACGCCACTGACCGCTTCCATGGCCCTGATGCCCTTTGTCGGGCCGTCAAGTACCTGCAAATGGTGGGCATGTATGCCTCCTCCTACATGATTCTGGCCATGACACTAGATCGCCACCGTGCCATCTGCCGCCCTATGCTGGCATACCGCCATGGAGGTGGGGCTCGCTGGAATAGGCCAGTGCTGGTGGCCTGGGCCTTCTCACTCCTTCTCAGCCTGCCTCAGCTCTTCATCTTTGCTCAACGTGATGTTGGAAATGGCAGTGGGGTGTTTGATTGCTGGGCCCGATTTGCAGAGCCATGGGGCCTTCGTGCCTATGTCACCTGGATCGCTTTGATGGTGTTTGTGGCACCTGCCCTAGGCATTGCTGCCTGCCAGGTTCTTATCTTCCGGGAGATACATGCCAGTCTGGTGCCAGGGCCATCTGAGAGGGCAGGGAGGCGCCGCAGAGGGCACCGGACAGGAAGTCCCAGCGAGGGAGCCCATGTATCCGCAGCCATGACAAAGACCGTGAGGATGACACTG GACCCCCCTTTGTGTTGCTCATGCTGCTGGCTAGCCTTAACAGCTGTACCAACCCCTGGATCTATGCTTCCTTCAGTAGCAGTGTCTCCTCGGAGTTGCGTAGCCTGCTTTGCTGTGCTCAGAGGCACACCACACACAGCCTGGGTCCTCAAGATGAGTCCTGTGCCACAGCCAGCTCCTCTCTGA
- the Avpr2 gene encoding vasopressin V2 receptor isoform X3 — protein sequence MVLVSTMSGIAACQVLIFREIHASLVPGPSERAGRRRRGHRTGSPSEGAHVSAAMTKTVRMTLVIVIVYVLCWAPFFLVQLWAAWDPEAPLERPPFVLLMLLASLNSCTNPWIYASFSSSVSSELRSLLCCAQRHTTHSLGPQDESCATASSSLTKDTPS from the exons ATGGTCCTGGTTTCTACCATGTCTG GCATTGCTGCCTGCCAGGTTCTTATCTTCCGGGAGATACATGCCAGTCTGGTGCCAGGGCCATCTGAGAGGGCAGGGAGGCGCCGCAGAGGGCACCGGACAGGAAGTCCCAGCGAGGGAGCCCATGTATCCGCAGCCATGACAAAGACCGTGAGGATGACACTGGTGATTGTGATTGTCTACGTGCTGTGCTGGGCACCCTTCTTCCTTGTGCAGTTGTGGGCAGCGTGGGATCCAGAAGCTCCTCTGGaaa GACCCCCCTTTGTGTTGCTCATGCTGCTGGCTAGCCTTAACAGCTGTACCAACCCCTGGATCTATGCTTCCTTCAGTAGCAGTGTCTCCTCGGAGTTGCGTAGCCTGCTTTGCTGTGCTCAGAGGCACACCACACACAGCCTGGGTCCTCAAGATGAGTCCTGTGCCACAGCCAGCTCCTCTCTGACGAAGGATACACCCTCCTGA
- the Avpr2 gene encoding vasopressin V2 receptor isoform X1 → MVLVSTMSAVPGPLSPPSSAINSSQEELLDDRDPLLVRAELALLSTIFVAVALSNGLVLGALIRRGRRGRWAPMHVFISHLCLADLAVALFQVLPQLAWDATDRFHGPDALCRAVKYLQMVGMYASSYMILAMTLDRHRAICRPMLAYRHGGGARWNRPVLVAWAFSLLLSLPQLFIFAQRDVGNGSGVFDCWARFAEPWGLRAYVTWIALMVFVAPALGIAACQVLIFREIHASLVPGPSERAGRRRRGHRTGSPSEGAHVSAAMTKTVRMTLVIVIVYVLCWAPFFLVQLWAAWDPEAPLERPPFVLLMLLASLNSCTNPWIYASFSSSVSSELRSLLCCAQRHTTHSLGPQDESCATASSSLTKDTPS, encoded by the exons ATGGTCCTGGTTTCTACCATGTCTG CTGTGCCTGGGCCCCTTTCGCCCCCTAGCTCTGCCATCAACAGCAGCCAGGAGGAGCTACTGGATGACCGAGACCCGCTGTTAGTCCGGGCTGAACTGGCCTTGCTATCTACAATTTTTGTGGCTGTGGCCTTGAGCAATGGCCTAGTACTGGGGGCCCTAATACGACGGGGCCGGCGTGGACGCTGGGCACCCATGCATGTCTTCATCAGTCATTTGTGCCTAGCTGACCTGGCTGTGGCTCTATTTCAAGTGCTCCCCCAGCTGGCTTGGGACGCCACTGACCGCTTCCATGGCCCTGATGCCCTTTGTCGGGCCGTCAAGTACCTGCAAATGGTGGGCATGTATGCCTCCTCCTACATGATTCTGGCCATGACACTAGATCGCCACCGTGCCATCTGCCGCCCTATGCTGGCATACCGCCATGGAGGTGGGGCTCGCTGGAATAGGCCAGTGCTGGTGGCCTGGGCCTTCTCACTCCTTCTCAGCCTGCCTCAGCTCTTCATCTTTGCTCAACGTGATGTTGGAAATGGCAGTGGGGTGTTTGATTGCTGGGCCCGATTTGCAGAGCCATGGGGCCTTCGTGCCTATGTCACCTGGATCGCTTTGATGGTGTTTGTGGCACCTGCCCTAGGCATTGCTGCCTGCCAGGTTCTTATCTTCCGGGAGATACATGCCAGTCTGGTGCCAGGGCCATCTGAGAGGGCAGGGAGGCGCCGCAGAGGGCACCGGACAGGAAGTCCCAGCGAGGGAGCCCATGTATCCGCAGCCATGACAAAGACCGTGAGGATGACACTGGTGATTGTGATTGTCTACGTGCTGTGCTGGGCACCCTTCTTCCTTGTGCAGTTGTGGGCAGCGTGGGATCCAGAAGCTCCTCTGGaaa GACCCCCCTTTGTGTTGCTCATGCTGCTGGCTAGCCTTAACAGCTGTACCAACCCCTGGATCTATGCTTCCTTCAGTAGCAGTGTCTCCTCGGAGTTGCGTAGCCTGCTTTGCTGTGCTCAGAGGCACACCACACACAGCCTGGGTCCTCAAGATGAGTCCTGTGCCACAGCCAGCTCCTCTCTGACGAAGGATACACCCTCCTGA